CTGATTCTGGCTCGAAAACAGATGCAGGGAAAATTGATGGAGGATGGAGAAGTGACGTCAGCGAGGAGCCGGTGCCCCACCGGACAATCACGTCCTTCCACGAGCTGGCCCAGAAGCGCAAGCGGGGCCCAGGGCTGCCCCTCGTCCCGCAGGCCAAGAAAGATCGCAGTGACTGGCTCATAGTCTTCTCGCCCGACACTGAGCTGCCCCCCTCGGGGTCGCTGGGCGGCTCCTCGGCACCTCCTCGGGAAGTCACCACCTTCAAGGAACTCCGGTCCCGAAGCCGGGCCCCACCCCCGCCAGTCCCGCCTCGAGACCCCCCAGCTGGCTGGGCTTTGGTCCCTCCTCGGCCCCCACCCCCGCCTGTCCCTCCCCGAAGGAAGAAGAACCGACCCGGACTGCAGCCCATAGCGGAGGGGCAGTCCGAGGAGGGCCGGGCTGTCAGCCCAGCGGCTGGCGAGGAGGCCCCAGCCGCGAAGGAGCCGGGAAAGCCGGGCGCGCAGGCCGGCCTGGAGGGTAAGAGGTCGCAAGAAGCGGGAGGAGGGCTGGGCTTCTGCCGCTCACGCCTCCTAGGCTTCCAATCCGGCCCCCTGTCTTCCCTCCATTCTGTGTCACCCATCCTCCCCGCCCCTTCTACCAGGGAGCGCTCCGGGAAAGGGAAACTGGGTGGGTCATTGGGTTACGGGACTAATTCTTTGCTCCCTCTTCTTCCCGCCCCTCCTTGCCTGGCTGCCCATCCCgctgccctccttccctctgcGCCTGGCCCCGCCAATCCCGCCTGCAGCCGGTCCCCTCCTGCTCCCTCGGCCCCTGGTTTTCCGGTTCTCGGCCGACGGGCGCcccctgttggagggtgggggcGCAGGCGCAGCTGGGTCTCTGCTCCTGGCTCCTCTGGCCGGGTGGCCCGGCGCCGGGCTGCGGCTGCTGGGGGCGCCGAGCCCCCCAGAGGAGCAGCTGCTGCCCGTCCGCCTGTCCCCAGTGGGAGCCTATTCGCCTCCGACTCGGGGAGCCTTGCCCTGCCTGGCCAGCCCCGAGCTGGCACTGCTGCTGTCCCCGCTCTTTCCCAGAAGTAGCACCTTCCCCGCCGCGGCTCCCCCACCCCGCCAGGTACCCGCCCCCCCCGCTGCCACCGCAACCTCGTCCGCCGAAGGCCCCTCGCTGGACCAGGAGCCCATCGCCTCCGCCCAGGCTACGTAAGACGGACCCGGGCAAGCCCCGCGGGCCACGCCTCAGGCGGGCCGCCCCGCCCACTCCAAGGCCCCTCCCACTATCGCCCGGCACCATTTTCGCTTTTTTTCTGGGGTTGCCCAGCTTGGTCCCGCCCTTCAGTTTCGGCCGACTCCAAGCAAGTTCGttggttttggggaatctggCCCCGTTCCTAGTGCTGGAGGGGGGAAGTTGTTGCCTTTCCTGCTCCGTGGCCCGGTCCTCTCTCCCTCCAGACCCGCCTGGGCATAATGGACACGGGTTTACCCAGCCTCCATGCCAAGTCTAGGGGGTCCCAGCGAGTCTGTTAGGGACTTTGGGTCACACCCTCCGTGGAATTCCTTGGCCTGTGCATCTCGGGCCTGTCCCCCAACTTTGCTCGGGAGGGGTGGAGGGTGAAGCTCCCGGGAGCTCATTGGCCCTAAAGGTTCTGGCCACGCCCTCTCCGCGAGTCCAGTCCCATGCGGGATGAAGAGGGCACCCTCCACCGAAAGACTGCTGCGGGACCCGGGTTTCCCCTTTCCGGCGCCTTCCAGCCTCCCAATCCTCGGGTCTCGCCTCCCTCCGTCTCCGCCCTTTcccttctgtctgtctttccaTTGGTCCATGCCGCCCACGTGCTCCCCAGGGCTCCGCTGGGCTGGACTGGGCCCCGGGGCGGTGCGCAGGGCTGCACCTCGCTCCCCGCGCCCTGTCCTCTCCCGCCCTACAGGCCCTAGCGGGGCAGGCGGGAGGTGAGCGCTGCCGTCTCGCTCCCGGATTTCCGGGATCCTGGAGGTGGGGGCTGTGCCCTGAGGGAGGGCACCGAGAACCGGGATGGGGCTGGGGGACAGCGAGTGCCGGGAAGTGTGCGGGATTTCACTCCGAGGCTCGGGTCGAGCTACCCCGTGCTCCAGGCGGCCCTGCGCCTCCTCTCCCCAAGCCCCTTCGGGGAGACCCGCCAGAGACAACTTGTGTGGAAGCCCGGAGTCCTCGGAATAACCCTTGGTAAGTGTCACCACGCCCTTCTTCCCTTACGCCAGTCCGTAGTTCGTGGTCCTTCGCCGGTGTCCCCGGAGCCCAGCGGCTGTGGATGGCAGAAGCCCAGAGTGGGACTGGTCAGCTGCAGGAGCAGAAGAAAGGTAGGGCACCCTGACTTCCGACCCCGCGCTTCCAAATGAACTGCGCCTCGCCCCCGGCCCTGCTCTCTCAGGCTGTCCGAAGGCAGTCTCTCCACGCCCCTCGGGCAAGCCTGGGTAGGGGCGCGGCCTCCTAGcgtcttccctttcccttccctcccaggTCTCCTGATAGCCGTCAGCGCCTCCGTGGATAAAATCATCTCGCATTTCGGGGCCGCCCGGAACTTGGTGCAGAAGGTGAAGGTGGCTGGAGGGAGGGTGTTGGGATGAGGAGAGTAATGGAGCTCCGCGGTGGGTGCGGGAACAGTTGGCGGGAGGTGGCTGGAGGGATCTCTGGACCCATCCGCATCGCGCCGCCTCCAGGCCCAGTTGGGTGATAGCCGGCTGAGCCCGGATGTGGGGCACCTGGTGCTGACCACCCTCTGCCCGGCCCTCCACGCCCTGGTGGCGGACGGGCTGAAGCCTTTCCGGAAGGACCTCATCACTGGGCAGCGCAGGAGCAGCCCCTGGAGCGTGGTGGAGGCGTCGGTGAAGCCAGGTGAGCCAGGAGGGCGTGGGACCCGCCAGTGCGCAGGGCTGGGCCGGGCTTGGCTGACTGCACCCCACGTTCTCAGGCTCCAGCACCCGCTCCCTTGGAACCCTGTATAGCCAGGTCAGCCGTCTAGCCCCGCTGAGCAGCAGCCGTAGCCGCTTCCATGCGTTTATCCTGGGCCTTCTCAAGTGAGTTGCCTTCTTCCCAGTGCCCTTCCCACGACCTGGGACTGCAAGAGCATCATGAGTGGGACACAGTAGTAGTACCTCATGTCCCCATAGAAGGCCCCCCCTCCTTCCAATCTCAtctcccatcctccacccagAGAGGACTGGAGTCCTCCACCTCCCTGAACTTCCATTCCCTCTTTTCTCCCCCAGCACCAAGCAGTTGGAGCTGTGGTTTTCCAGTCTCCAGGAAGATGCAGGTCAGAGGTTCAGATGGGAGAGGATGGGGCTGATGGGCTGGGAGGATGGGAAGGAAAGGGTTCTCTCCTGCTGGTTCCCACTGGTGCCAGAATGCCGTTAATCCAGATCTCCGATCTTATTACTCTTCTAATTAAAACTTTCTAAGGAGGCCCATCGCCCATAGAATGAAAGACCCAAAGCCTTGGCTGTCTGACCTCTGCCCTCTTCCCCTGCCTTGGAGGCCAGGGCTTTCTCTGGTCTTGCCAACAGTCTTCCTGCCTGGCCCTTCCTGCTCCAGGGACCTGCTTATGTTGTTCCTCTACCTCCTGCCCCTCCTGCTTCCTCATGAACTGTCATTCATCCTTTGAGTCCTTCCCCAGTGAGACCTTACCTCTACCCTCAGACTAGGCCAACCCCCACACCATTTTGTATGTGCTTCTATGGCTCTCCTGTCCTCCTCCTCTGTAGCCTTTGCACTGTCACTCAGTTACTTGTCACCACTTGCTGTGTGTGTCTTCCTATTTGGGCTAGGTTCCACGCAGGCAGGGATGTCAGTCCTATAGCTCACTAtatccttcctcctctctgccccAGTGCCCAGCAGAGTGAGGCCTGGGAGGATGTGTGCTGACTGGTGGGCTGCTCTGGGGGGTCCTCTGGGACTAGGTCCAGGGCAGAAGCTGATGTTGGCCTGCTCTTTTCCAGGCCTGCTCTCCCTCCTGTACCTGCCAACAGGATTCTTCTCCCTGGCCCATGGTGGCTGTCCCTCCCTGTCCACagagctgctgctcctgctgcagCCTTTGTCGGTGCTCACCTTCCACCTGGACCTGCTCTTTGagcaccaccaccacctgccCCTGGGCCCGCCTCAGGCGCCTGCCCCTCCAGGCCCGCCTCCGGCTCTGCAGCAGACTATGCAAGCCATGCTGCACTTGGGGGGCCGGCTGGCCCAGAGCCTTTGGGGGACTTCCAAGGAAGCTGCTCCAGACCCCTCAGACTCTCCAAACCTTCCCACAccagggagctggtgggagcagCTGACCCAGGCCTCCCGGGTCTATGCCTCTGGGGGTACTGAGGGCTTTCCTTTTTCCCGATGGGCACCGGGGCATCATGGGACTGCAGCTGAAGAAGGTGCACAGGAGAGACCCCTGCCCACAGATGAAATGGCACCAGGCAGGGGCCTCTGGTTGGGAAGACTATTTGGAGTGCCTGGGGGCCCCACAGAAAATGAGAGTGGAGCCCTAAAGTCCAGGTAATGGGGTACCTTGTCCTTTCTATGACCTTCTGACTCTAAGATCTCCCAGTGGCCTCATTTGAAACTCTATAGTGATGATCCTTTAGGGCAGAGGTTGGCAGTCTGTTTTTCTACAGCCATGAGCTAAACATGGTTACATTTTAATGGTTATATTAAGTGCCTATATAATGATCTCAATTTTCCCTCTTGGTCCTAGGTCCGAAAATATAGTTATCCCTAGGTACATGTGGGGAATTGGTTCTAGGACCCTCACATACACTAAAATCTGACATACTCAAGTCCTATAGTTGATGTATTGGAAAAGGCAGCCCTCAGTATATGTGGGTCTTACATCCTGAGAATACAGTATTTTCTGTTCAGTTGAAAAAAACCTGCATATAGGTGAACTTGCGCATTTCAAACCTGctttgttcaagggtcaactgtatttactatctggtcttttagaaaaatgaaaaacagcctgggcaacatggtgaaaccctgtctctatagaaaaatacaaaaactagctaggcatggtggcacacacctggtggcagtcccagctactctaggaggctgagctgggaggacagcttgagcctaggaggtcgaggctgcagtgagctgtaatcacactgctgcattccagcctggctgacaaagcgagaccctgtctcctctccaaacaaacaaacaaacaaacaaaattgcaAATTCCTGCTCCAGGCCTCAATAACTGGTGGTTCTTTAATGGCTTGAGATGTTCTCTAGCGGCCCTTTCGTTCTGAGCCTCTCTAGACCCTGCTGGGTCCATAGGTTCCTTGTGATTTGTGGTGTTGTGGACTTTTGTTGTCATCTCCCTCATCAGCCTGAAAATGCCTGTATCTAATAATTAACACTCTGCCCTCAGCAGTGACTAACTCCTGACCTCTTTTGAACCACAATTAGGCCCCTtagcctctccctccctccaaacCCCAGGGTTCTTTGGGTTTTCTGGAGGTGGGTTGAGCTGTGACCCTATGTCCCTTCTTTTAGGAGACCATCTAGCTGGCTGCCCCCGACAGTGAGTGTGTTGGCTCTTGTGAAGCGGGGGGCACCTCCTGAGACGCCTTCTCCTCAGGAGCTTGAGGCCTCAGCACCCAGCATGGTGCAAACCCATAGGTAAGGAGGACTGGGGAGGATGCACTAGTGTGTAACCATATATGCTATCACAGCATGGATGGGAGGTAGTGTAAAAAAACCTGGGCTTTAAAATAAGACCATGCTTAGTGTGCATTGCAGCTTTTCTATTTATTATCGATGTGTCACTCATTTGTCTGAGCCTtggattctttattttattattttatattttatgttatgttatgttatgttatgttatgttatgttatgttatgttatgttatttttttggagacagagtcttgctctgtcgctcaggctggagtgcgggggcatgatctcggctcactgcaacctccccatcctgggttctcctgtctcagcctaccgagtagctgggactacaggggtgccaccacacccagctttgtatttttttttttgagacggagtctagctctgtcaccaagttggagtacagtggggcgatctgggctcactgcaatctccgcctcttgggttcaagcgattctcctgctaaacctcctgagtagcttagattacaggcatgtgccgccacgcccagctaatttttgtatttttagtagagaagggggtttcaccatgttggccaggatggtctccatctcctgaccttgtgatccgcctgccttggcctcccaaagtgctgggattacaggcatgagccactgtgcccggccaatttttacatttttagtagagacagggtttcactgtgttgcccaggctggtctagaactcctgacctcaggagatccgcccgcctcagcctcccaaagtactgggattagaggcgtgagccactgtgcccggctcaggATTCTTTCTATAAAAAGAGGATACGATGCAATACCTTTTTTATAGTTATGGAGactaaacataatttttttttttgagacagagtctcactctcgcccaggctggagtgtagtggcatgatttcggctcactgcaacctcgcctcctgggctcaagggattctcctgcctcagcctccagagtagctgggattataggcgcctgccaccatgtctggttaatttttgtagctttagtagagacagggtttcgccgtgttgtccaggctggtcttaaactcctggcctcaagtgatctgcccacctcggcctcccaaagtgctgggattacaggtgggagccaccacacctggtcactAAACATTTTATAAGAGCATTtggcagctgggcgcggtggattacctgaagtcaggaattcaagaccagcctggtcaacatggtgaaacctcgtctctactaaaaatacaaaaattagccaggcgtggtggtggtgggcacctgtagtcc
The genomic region above belongs to Piliocolobus tephrosceles isolate RC106 chromosome 1, ASM277652v3, whole genome shotgun sequence and contains:
- the RUSC1 gene encoding RUN and SH3 domain-containing protein 1 isoform X2, whose translation is MAEAQSGTGQLQEQKKGLLIAVSASVDKIISHFGAARNLVQKAQLGDSRLSPDVGHLVLTTLCPALHALVADGLKPFRKDLITGQRRSSPWSVVEASVKPGSSTRSLGTLYSQVSRLAPLSSSRSRFHAFILGLLNTKQLELWFSSLQEDAGLLSLLYLPTGFFSLAHGGCPSLSTELLLLLQPLSVLTFHLDLLFEHHHHLPLGPPQAPAPPGPPPALQQTMQAMLHLGGRLAQSLWGTSKEAAPDPSDSPNLPTPGSWWEQLTQASRVYASGGTEGFPFSRWAPGHHGTAAEEGAQERPLPTDEMAPGRGLWLGRLFGVPGGPTENESGALKSRRPSSWLPPTVSVLALVKRGAPPETPSPQELEASAPSMVQTHRAVRALCDHTAARPDQLSFRRGEVLRVITTVDEDWLRCGRDGVEGLVPVGYTSLVL
- the RUSC1 gene encoding RUN and SH3 domain-containing protein 1 isoform X1; the protein is MLSPQRALLCNLNHIHLQHVSLGLHLSRRPELREGPLSTSPPPGDTGGKESRGPCSGTLVDANSNSPAVPCRCCQEHGPGLENRQDASQEEEGAASPSDPGCSSSLSSCSDLSPDESPVSVYLRDLPGDEDAHPQPSIIPLEQGSPLASAGPGTCSPDSFCCSPDSCSGASSSPDPGLDSNCNALTTCQDLPSPGLEEEDESADQDLPTSELLEADDGKIDAGKTEPSWKINPIWKIDTEKIKAEWKTTENNNTGWKNNGNVNSSWKNEPEKFDSGWKTNTRVTDSGSKTDAGKIDGGWRSDVSEEPVPHRTITSFHELAQKRKRGPGLPLVPQAKKDRSDWLIVFSPDTELPPSGSLGGSSAPPREVTTFKELRSRSRAPPPPVPPRDPPAGWALVPPRPPPPPVPPRRKKNRPGLQPIAEGQSEEGRAVSPAAGEEAPAAKEPGKPGAQAGLEVRSSWSFAGVPGAQRLWMAEAQSGTGQLQEQKKGLLIAVSASVDKIISHFGAARNLVQKAQLGDSRLSPDVGHLVLTTLCPALHALVADGLKPFRKDLITGQRRSSPWSVVEASVKPGSSTRSLGTLYSQVSRLAPLSSSRSRFHAFILGLLNTKQLELWFSSLQEDAGLLSLLYLPTGFFSLAHGGCPSLSTELLLLLQPLSVLTFHLDLLFEHHHHLPLGPPQAPAPPGPPPALQQTMQAMLHLGGRLAQSLWGTSKEAAPDPSDSPNLPTPGSWWEQLTQASRVYASGGTEGFPFSRWAPGHHGTAAEEGAQERPLPTDEMAPGRGLWLGRLFGVPGGPTENESGALKSRRPSSWLPPTVSVLALVKRGAPPETPSPQELEASAPSMVQTHRAVRALCDHTAARPDQLSFRRGEVLRVITTVDEDWLRCGRDGVEGLVPVGYTSLVL